The Ahaetulla prasina isolate Xishuangbanna chromosome 4, ASM2864084v1, whole genome shotgun sequence genome has a window encoding:
- the LOC131198559 gene encoding zinc finger protein 135-like isoform X1, with the protein MQESYETVISLAEELAISWPRITAFAETRGRQGLAPGLEMEPEQGQLAPLQGEAAATTDGSSGEGIFPDFRRQLGVILQTIGKAQVEKMLRELVKEQEQEQQRRIRRRKRVNRNPRNGGDEIVEQNNLETSRELQTGTVEGPAVLSRKPFGNEVQGSLKCPGLAGPKQPKMIRGDMRGCKNTLAQQNPLGTRWGAESRESVNRSPFSNMSHDSQEAGRICPSFVERPQFLGWQKPHYTQRRQHLPAGEKPHHCGSCRRTVAIPPLRPNSPHNSALIPFLNSASEFSSTLTLNSVGPLNTQALPGNPASTQSQKPHACEECGKRFRILANLERHQQRHAAEKPHQCRDCGRRFRWGCHLERHRRSRRCVECGGGLATPPPPPTPPPEPDRPYSCGECGRRFTQRSALSKHRRLHSGERPYGCGECGKRFLQRSDLTIHIRSHSGEQPYACTECGRRFSVSSNLSKHRRMHRGERPHACSVCSKRFLQRSELLIHQRAHTGERPYPCTACGKRFARRAHLKRHQRTHGGMPATTTASRHQNGHLFTAPSPDAMSFVNINSMNLG; encoded by the exons ATGCAGGAGAGCTATGAAACAGTAATCTCATTGG cagaagaACTTGCCATAAGCTGGCCTCGGATAACTGCCTTTGCAGAGACTCGAGGACGCCAAGGTTTGGCCCCTG GCTTAGAAATGGAACCTGAGCAAGGGCAGCTGGCTCCTTTACAGGGCGAGGCAGCAGCAACTACAGATGGGTCAAGTGGGGAAGGGATCTTTCCAGACTTCCGGAGGCAACTTGGGGTAATTCTGCAAACTATAGGGAAGGCTCAAGTGGAGAAGATGCTCAGGGAGTTGGtgaaggagcaggagcaggagcagcagAGAAGAATCAGGCGGCGGAAAAGAGTGAACAGGAATCCTCGAAATGGAG GTGATGAAATAGTGGAACAAAATAACTTGGAGACTTCAAGGGAACTTCAGACAGGAACAGTGGAAGGACCAGCTGTGCTATCCAGAAAACCATTTGGGAATGAAGTGCAAGGTTCCCTCAAATGTCCAGGACTGGCAGGACCAAAGCAACCCAAGATGATTCGTGGTGATATGAGAGGATGTAAGAATACTCTTGCCCAGCAAAATCCTCTAGGAACAAGATGGGGAGCAGAATCTAGAGAGAGTGTTAACCGCAGTCCATTCTCAAATATGAGCCATGACTCCCAGGAAGCTGGGAGAATTTGTCCATCTTTTGTTGAAAGACCCCAGTTCTTAGGATGGCAGAAGCCCCATTACACACAAAGGCGTCAGCATTTACCTGCAGGGGAGAAGCCCCATCACTGTGGATCATGCAGAAGAACGGTTGCAATCCCACCATTAAGACCTAATTCCCCTCATAATTCTGCATTGATTCCTTTCTTGAATTCTGCCTCTGAATTTTCTTCTACCTTGACTCTGAATTCTGTAGGGCCACTGAATACCCAAGCTCTGCCAGGTAACCCAGCTTCTACCCAGTCTCAAAAACCCCATGCCTGTGAGGAATGTGGCAAACGATTCCGAATCCTAGCAAACTTGGAACGGCATCAGCAGCGTCACGCAGCAGAAAAACCACACCAGTGCAGAGACTGTGGGCGCCGTTTCCGCTGGGGTTGCCATTTAGAGCGCCATAGGCGATCACGCCGCTGTGTGGAATGTGGTGGAGGCCTCGCAACACCTCCTCCACCCCCAACTCCACCTCCAGAACCTGATCGACCCTATTCCTGTGGGGAGTGTGGGAGGCGGTTTACACAGCGCTCAGCGCTCAGCAAACATAGGCGTCTGCACTCAGGGGAGCGTCCCTATGGGTGTGGAGAGTGTGGGAAACGCTTCCTGCAGCGTTCTGACCTCACTATTCACATCCGCTCACATTCTGGTGAGCAACCCTATGCCTGCACAGAGTGCGGACGCCGTTTCAGTGTCAGTTCAAACCTCAGCAAGCACAGGCGCATGCACCGGGGGGAGCGCCCTCATGCATGTTCTGTCTGCTCTAAACGCTTCCTCCAGCGGTCAGAACTTCTTATCCATCAGCGTGCTCACACTGGGGAGCGCCCTTATCCGTGCACTGCTTGTGGAAAGCGTTTTGCTCGCCGGGCTCATCTTAAACGCCATCAGCGAACCCATGGGGGAATGCCTGCCACAACTACTGCATCTCGGCACCAGAATGGTCATCTTTTCACCGCTCCCTCACCAGATGCTATGTCCTTTGTGAACATCAACAGCATGAATCTTGGGTGA
- the LOC131198559 gene encoding zinc finger protein 34-like isoform X2, with product MQESYETVISLEELAISWPRITAFAETRGRQGLAPGLEMEPEQGQLAPLQGEAAATTDGSSGEGIFPDFRRQLGVILQTIGKAQVEKMLRELVKEQEQEQQRRIRRRKRVNRNPRNGGDEIVEQNNLETSRELQTGTVEGPAVLSRKPFGNEVQGSLKCPGLAGPKQPKMIRGDMRGCKNTLAQQNPLGTRWGAESRESVNRSPFSNMSHDSQEAGRICPSFVERPQFLGWQKPHYTQRRQHLPAGEKPHHCGSCRRTVAIPPLRPNSPHNSALIPFLNSASEFSSTLTLNSVGPLNTQALPGNPASTQSQKPHACEECGKRFRILANLERHQQRHAAEKPHQCRDCGRRFRWGCHLERHRRSRRCVECGGGLATPPPPPTPPPEPDRPYSCGECGRRFTQRSALSKHRRLHSGERPYGCGECGKRFLQRSDLTIHIRSHSGEQPYACTECGRRFSVSSNLSKHRRMHRGERPHACSVCSKRFLQRSELLIHQRAHTGERPYPCTACGKRFARRAHLKRHQRTHGGMPATTTASRHQNGHLFTAPSPDAMSFVNINSMNLG from the exons ATGCAGGAGAGCTATGAAACAGTAATCTCATTGG aagaACTTGCCATAAGCTGGCCTCGGATAACTGCCTTTGCAGAGACTCGAGGACGCCAAGGTTTGGCCCCTG GCTTAGAAATGGAACCTGAGCAAGGGCAGCTGGCTCCTTTACAGGGCGAGGCAGCAGCAACTACAGATGGGTCAAGTGGGGAAGGGATCTTTCCAGACTTCCGGAGGCAACTTGGGGTAATTCTGCAAACTATAGGGAAGGCTCAAGTGGAGAAGATGCTCAGGGAGTTGGtgaaggagcaggagcaggagcagcagAGAAGAATCAGGCGGCGGAAAAGAGTGAACAGGAATCCTCGAAATGGAG GTGATGAAATAGTGGAACAAAATAACTTGGAGACTTCAAGGGAACTTCAGACAGGAACAGTGGAAGGACCAGCTGTGCTATCCAGAAAACCATTTGGGAATGAAGTGCAAGGTTCCCTCAAATGTCCAGGACTGGCAGGACCAAAGCAACCCAAGATGATTCGTGGTGATATGAGAGGATGTAAGAATACTCTTGCCCAGCAAAATCCTCTAGGAACAAGATGGGGAGCAGAATCTAGAGAGAGTGTTAACCGCAGTCCATTCTCAAATATGAGCCATGACTCCCAGGAAGCTGGGAGAATTTGTCCATCTTTTGTTGAAAGACCCCAGTTCTTAGGATGGCAGAAGCCCCATTACACACAAAGGCGTCAGCATTTACCTGCAGGGGAGAAGCCCCATCACTGTGGATCATGCAGAAGAACGGTTGCAATCCCACCATTAAGACCTAATTCCCCTCATAATTCTGCATTGATTCCTTTCTTGAATTCTGCCTCTGAATTTTCTTCTACCTTGACTCTGAATTCTGTAGGGCCACTGAATACCCAAGCTCTGCCAGGTAACCCAGCTTCTACCCAGTCTCAAAAACCCCATGCCTGTGAGGAATGTGGCAAACGATTCCGAATCCTAGCAAACTTGGAACGGCATCAGCAGCGTCACGCAGCAGAAAAACCACACCAGTGCAGAGACTGTGGGCGCCGTTTCCGCTGGGGTTGCCATTTAGAGCGCCATAGGCGATCACGCCGCTGTGTGGAATGTGGTGGAGGCCTCGCAACACCTCCTCCACCCCCAACTCCACCTCCAGAACCTGATCGACCCTATTCCTGTGGGGAGTGTGGGAGGCGGTTTACACAGCGCTCAGCGCTCAGCAAACATAGGCGTCTGCACTCAGGGGAGCGTCCCTATGGGTGTGGAGAGTGTGGGAAACGCTTCCTGCAGCGTTCTGACCTCACTATTCACATCCGCTCACATTCTGGTGAGCAACCCTATGCCTGCACAGAGTGCGGACGCCGTTTCAGTGTCAGTTCAAACCTCAGCAAGCACAGGCGCATGCACCGGGGGGAGCGCCCTCATGCATGTTCTGTCTGCTCTAAACGCTTCCTCCAGCGGTCAGAACTTCTTATCCATCAGCGTGCTCACACTGGGGAGCGCCCTTATCCGTGCACTGCTTGTGGAAAGCGTTTTGCTCGCCGGGCTCATCTTAAACGCCATCAGCGAACCCATGGGGGAATGCCTGCCACAACTACTGCATCTCGGCACCAGAATGGTCATCTTTTCACCGCTCCCTCACCAGATGCTATGTCCTTTGTGAACATCAACAGCATGAATCTTGGGTGA
- the LOC131198559 gene encoding zinc finger protein 34-like isoform X3 — protein sequence MEPEQGQLAPLQGEAAATTDGSSGEGIFPDFRRQLGVILQTIGKAQVEKMLRELVKEQEQEQQRRIRRRKRVNRNPRNGGDEIVEQNNLETSRELQTGTVEGPAVLSRKPFGNEVQGSLKCPGLAGPKQPKMIRGDMRGCKNTLAQQNPLGTRWGAESRESVNRSPFSNMSHDSQEAGRICPSFVERPQFLGWQKPHYTQRRQHLPAGEKPHHCGSCRRTVAIPPLRPNSPHNSALIPFLNSASEFSSTLTLNSVGPLNTQALPGNPASTQSQKPHACEECGKRFRILANLERHQQRHAAEKPHQCRDCGRRFRWGCHLERHRRSRRCVECGGGLATPPPPPTPPPEPDRPYSCGECGRRFTQRSALSKHRRLHSGERPYGCGECGKRFLQRSDLTIHIRSHSGEQPYACTECGRRFSVSSNLSKHRRMHRGERPHACSVCSKRFLQRSELLIHQRAHTGERPYPCTACGKRFARRAHLKRHQRTHGGMPATTTASRHQNGHLFTAPSPDAMSFVNINSMNLG from the exons ATGGAACCTGAGCAAGGGCAGCTGGCTCCTTTACAGGGCGAGGCAGCAGCAACTACAGATGGGTCAAGTGGGGAAGGGATCTTTCCAGACTTCCGGAGGCAACTTGGGGTAATTCTGCAAACTATAGGGAAGGCTCAAGTGGAGAAGATGCTCAGGGAGTTGGtgaaggagcaggagcaggagcagcagAGAAGAATCAGGCGGCGGAAAAGAGTGAACAGGAATCCTCGAAATGGAG GTGATGAAATAGTGGAACAAAATAACTTGGAGACTTCAAGGGAACTTCAGACAGGAACAGTGGAAGGACCAGCTGTGCTATCCAGAAAACCATTTGGGAATGAAGTGCAAGGTTCCCTCAAATGTCCAGGACTGGCAGGACCAAAGCAACCCAAGATGATTCGTGGTGATATGAGAGGATGTAAGAATACTCTTGCCCAGCAAAATCCTCTAGGAACAAGATGGGGAGCAGAATCTAGAGAGAGTGTTAACCGCAGTCCATTCTCAAATATGAGCCATGACTCCCAGGAAGCTGGGAGAATTTGTCCATCTTTTGTTGAAAGACCCCAGTTCTTAGGATGGCAGAAGCCCCATTACACACAAAGGCGTCAGCATTTACCTGCAGGGGAGAAGCCCCATCACTGTGGATCATGCAGAAGAACGGTTGCAATCCCACCATTAAGACCTAATTCCCCTCATAATTCTGCATTGATTCCTTTCTTGAATTCTGCCTCTGAATTTTCTTCTACCTTGACTCTGAATTCTGTAGGGCCACTGAATACCCAAGCTCTGCCAGGTAACCCAGCTTCTACCCAGTCTCAAAAACCCCATGCCTGTGAGGAATGTGGCAAACGATTCCGAATCCTAGCAAACTTGGAACGGCATCAGCAGCGTCACGCAGCAGAAAAACCACACCAGTGCAGAGACTGTGGGCGCCGTTTCCGCTGGGGTTGCCATTTAGAGCGCCATAGGCGATCACGCCGCTGTGTGGAATGTGGTGGAGGCCTCGCAACACCTCCTCCACCCCCAACTCCACCTCCAGAACCTGATCGACCCTATTCCTGTGGGGAGTGTGGGAGGCGGTTTACACAGCGCTCAGCGCTCAGCAAACATAGGCGTCTGCACTCAGGGGAGCGTCCCTATGGGTGTGGAGAGTGTGGGAAACGCTTCCTGCAGCGTTCTGACCTCACTATTCACATCCGCTCACATTCTGGTGAGCAACCCTATGCCTGCACAGAGTGCGGACGCCGTTTCAGTGTCAGTTCAAACCTCAGCAAGCACAGGCGCATGCACCGGGGGGAGCGCCCTCATGCATGTTCTGTCTGCTCTAAACGCTTCCTCCAGCGGTCAGAACTTCTTATCCATCAGCGTGCTCACACTGGGGAGCGCCCTTATCCGTGCACTGCTTGTGGAAAGCGTTTTGCTCGCCGGGCTCATCTTAAACGCCATCAGCGAACCCATGGGGGAATGCCTGCCACAACTACTGCATCTCGGCACCAGAATGGTCATCTTTTCACCGCTCCCTCACCAGATGCTATGTCCTTTGTGAACATCAACAGCATGAATCTTGGGTGA
- the CRHR1 gene encoding corticotropin-releasing factor receptor 1, which yields MLKDNVYRECFANGTWAARVNYSQCQEILHEEKRSKLHYHIAVVINYLGHCISLGALLAAFVLFMRLRSIRCLRNIIHWNLITAFILRNATWFVVQLTMNPEVHESNVPWCRLVTAAYNYFHVTNFFWMFGEGCYLHTAIVLTYSTDKLRKWMFICLGWCIPFPIIVAWATGKLYYDNEKCWFGKRAGVYTDYIYQGPMILVLLINFIFLFNIVRILMTKLRASTTSETIQYRKAVKATLVLLPLLGITYMLFFVNPGEDEISRIVFIYFNSLLESFQGFFVSVFYCFLNSEVRSAVRKRWHRWQDKHSIRARVARAMSIPTSPTRVSFHSIKQSTAL from the exons AAGAGAAGCAAACTGCATTATCACATTGCTGTTGTGATTAATTACCTTGGACACTGCATTTCTTTGGGGGCATTGCTGGCAGCTTTTGTCCTCTTCATGCGACTTCG GAGTATACGATGCTTACGAAATATTATCCACTGGAATCTGATCACTGCTTTCATCTTGAGGAATGCCACATGGTTTGTGGTACAACTCACCATGAATCCAGAAGTGCATGAAAGCAATGTG CCATGGTGCCGTCTTGTCACAGCTGCTTACAACTATTTCCATGTCACTAACTTCTTCTGGATGTTTGGTGAAGGATGCTATCTGCACACTGCTATTGTTCTCACCTATTCGACAGACAAGCTGCGGAAGTGGATGTTCATCTGTCTCGGCTGGT GCATCCCTTTCCCCATCATTGTTGCCTGGGCCACTGGAAAACTCTACTATGACAACGAAAA GTGCTGGTTTGGAAAGCGTGCAGGAGTTTACACTGATTACATCTATCAAGGTCCGATGATACTGGTGCTGCTG atcaattttatttttttattcaatatTGTCAGAATCCTGATGACCAAGCTTCGGGCTTCGACCACCTCAGAGACCATACAGTACAG GAAAGCGGTGAAGGCCACCCTTGTTCTCCTTCCATTATTAGGAATAACCTACATGCTTTTCTTCGTTAACCCTGGAGAAGATGAAATATCAAGGATAGTCTTCATTTATTTCAACTCCCTTTTGGAGTCCTTCCAG ggcTTCTTTGTCTCTGTTTTCTACTGTTTCCTGAACAGTGAG gtcCGTTCTGCAGTACGAAAGAGATGGCACCGATGGCAGGACAAACACTCCATCCGTGCCCGAGTAGCAAGGGCCATGTCAATTCCTACATCCCCAACTCGTGTCAGTTTCCACAGCATCAAGCAATCAACTGCTCTCTGA